From one Triticum aestivum cultivar Chinese Spring chromosome 4B, IWGSC CS RefSeq v2.1, whole genome shotgun sequence genomic stretch:
- the LOC123090576 gene encoding non-specific phospholipase C4, whose translation MAGKIKTVVVVVQENRSFDHMLGWMKSLNPDIDGVTGAETNRVVVADPRSKAIPFRDGSEYVDPDPGHSIQAIYEQVYGTPFVDAQATPITPPGVPAPPMSGFAQQAEREKPGMAETVMSGFRPDAVPVYRELAQEFAVCDRWFASNPASTQPNRLFVHSATSHGLVSNNTQALIAGLPQTTIFDSLHDAGYSFGVYYQYPPSVLFYRNLRQLKYIGCFHPFDLEFRRHCREGKLPNYVVVEQRYFDLKILPGNDDHPSHDVSEGQRFVKEVYEALRSGPQWEETLLVITYDEHGGFYDHVPTPVGVPSPDGIVSDAPFFFNFDRLGVRVPAFFISPWIEPGTVVHRPSGPHPTSEFEHSSIPATVKKIFNLGSFLTKRDTWAGTFDVVLTRDTPRTDCPATLPEPVKMRPTEAAEHASISDFQAELVQLGAALNGDHAKDAYPHKLVEGMTVADAARYCNNAFKAFQDECERCKKSGKDGSHIPTMPPSPSPLPPSRKRGGFASKMLACFACGHS comes from the exons CCAACCGCGTCGTCGTGGCCGACCCCCGCTCCAAAGCCATCCCCTTCCGCGACGGCTCCGAGTACGTGGACCCGGACCCCGGCCACTCCATCCAGGCTATCTACGAGCAGGTCTACGGCACGCCCTTCGTCGACGCCCAGGCCACGCCCATCACCCCGCCGGGCGTCCCCGCGCCGCCGATGAGCGGCTTCGCGCAGCAGGCCGAGAGGGAGAAGCCTGGCATGGCGGAGACGGTCATGAGCGGGTTCAGGCCGGACGCCGTGCCGGTGTACCGCGAGCTGGCGCAGGAGTTCGCCGTGTGCGATCGCTGGTTCGCGTCCAACCCGGCGTCCACCCAGCCCAACCGGCTGTTTGTGCACTCGGCCACGTCGCACGGCCTGGTGAGCAACAACACGCAGGCGCTCATCGCCGGCCTGCCGCAAACCACCATATTTGACTCCCTCCACGACGCCGGCTACTCCTTCGGGGTCTACTACCAGTACCCGCCGTCCGTGCTCTTCTACCGCAACCTCCGGCAGCTCAAGTACATCGGCTGCTTCCACCCGTTCGACCTCGAGTTCCGGCGCCACTGCCGAGAGGGCAAGCTGCCAAACTACGTCGTGGTCGAGCAGCGCTACTTCGACCtcaagatcctccccggcaacgacgaccACCCGTCGCACGACGTGTCCGAGGGACAGAGGTTCGTCAAGGAGGTGTACGAGGCGCTGCGCTCGGGGCCGCAGTGGGAGGAGACGCTCCTCGTGATCACCTACGACGAGCACGGCGGCTTCTATGACCACGTGCCCACCCCCGTGGGCGTCCCTAGCCCCGACGGCATCGTCAGCGACGCGCCGTTCTTCTTCAACTTCGACCGCCTGGGCGTCCGTGTCCCGGCCTTCTTCATCTCCCCCTGGATCGAGCCCGGGACGGTGGTGCACAGGCCGTCGGGGCCGCACCCGACGTCGGAGTTCGAGCACTCGTCCATCCCGGCCACCGTGAAGAAGATCTTCAACCTAGGGAGCTTCCTGACCAAGCGCGACACGTGGGCCGGCACGTTCGACGTCGTCCTTACGCGTGACACCCCGCGCACCGACTGCCCTG CCACGCTGCCTGAGCCGGTGAAGATGCGGCCAACGGAGGCGGCGGAGCACGCGTCCATCTCGGACTTCCAAGCGGAGCTGGTGCAGCTGGGCGCGGCGCTCAACGGCGACCACGCCAAGGACGCGTACCCGCACAAGCTGGTGGAGGGCATGACGGTGGCGGACGCGGCAAGGTACTGCAACAACGCCTTCAAGGCCTTCCAGGACGAGTGCGAGCGGTGCAAGAAGAGCGGCAAGGACGGGTCCCACATCCCCACCatgccgccgtcgccatcgccgttgCCGCCGTCGAGGAAGAGGGGTGGCTTCGCTTCCAAGATGCTGGCTTGCTTTGCGTGTGGCCATTCCTAG